The Fictibacillus phosphorivorans genomic sequence AATCGGACCATCTTCATATTTTAGAGCAGAGTATACCATGTGCTGAAGTTCGTTCTCGTCTTTCCCCATCATCAACACCATATTTGGAATATGACGCAAGAAGGCTATATCAAATACACCTTGGTGTGTTTCTCCATCAGCACCAACGAGGCCTGATCTGTCTATTGTAAAAACAACATTCAAGTTCTGTCTGGCTACATCATGGACCACTTGATCGTAACCTCGCTGCAAGAACGTAGAATAGATTGAGAGGACCGGTTTCATATTCTGAGTTGCAAGTCCAGCTGCCATCGTTGTAGCATGTTGTTCTGCAATACCAACGTCAAACAAACGATCCGGAAACGCTTTTCCATAATCAGTTAACTTCGAGCCGATCGTCATAGCTGGTGTTATCACTGCAATACGATCATCTTTATGTGAGAGCGTCTCAAGGGTCTTACTGACAACACCGCTATAAGATGGTCCAATTTGCTGTGGTTTGATCTGCTGACCTGATTCAATCTTATAAGGACCTACACCGTGCCAGCTATCTTTCTTATCACTCTCAGCCGGTTCATAGCCTTTACCTTTTTTCGTAAGAACGTGGATGATTACCGGACCTTTTGTCTTTTTTGCATATGTTAGATTCTCGATTAAGTCGTCTACATCATGTCCATCGACTGGCCCTAAATAGGTGTAGCCTAACTCCTCAAAAAACATTCCTGATACTAACAAATACTTTAAGCTGTCTTTAACACGTTCAGCTGTAGCAGCCAATTTACCGCCAAAAGCAGGTATCTTACGGATCAATGATTCTAGCTCATCTTTTGCTTTATTGTATTTTCTAGCTGTTCTCATGCGTCCCAAAACGTTATGAAGAGCCCCCACGTTTGGAGCGATCGACATTTCGTTGTCGTTAAGCACAACGATTAAGTCTTTCTTTTCATGTCCGATATGGTTGAGCGCTTCTAATGCCATCCCGCCTGTTAGAGCACCATCACCAATGACAGCAACAACTTTATCATCGGTTTTTTTCAGGTCTCTAGCGATCGCCATACCCATCGCAGCAGAAAGTGATGTAGAGCTGTGTCCCGTTTCCCAAACATCATGTTCGCTTTCAATACGCTTTGGAAAACCACACAGACCTTTGTACTGACGAAGTGTATCGAACTGAGATGCTCTCCCGGTAAGGATCTTGTGGACATAAGCTTGATGACCAACATCCCAAATAAACTTGTCTTTAGGACTGTCAAAGACTTTATGCATAGCAAGCGTTAGTTCCACAACACCGAGGTTAGGTCCGAGATGACCCCCTCTAACTGAAAGCTTTTCAATTAGAAAAGAACGAATTTCGGCAGCTAGTTTATTTAATTGTTCAGTTTCATACGTTTTTAAAAACTGAGGATCTTGAATTTCTTCCAGGTTCATGGAATATGCCTCTCTTTCCATTAACGCCTTTTCTTCTCTCTTTTAGCAGGCGATAGCAATTTAATTCTTAATTTTTCCTCTAAAAAATATAATAAACGCCCAACCTGAAAAATAATAAAGGTTGAGTGGTTGATCGCATATGATTTTCCTAACGCTTTACCTCCAACAGTAAGTGCAGCGACTACACTTGTGAAGACGATTGAGATCAAATACTCAGAGTTTGATCCAGATCTATTCCCCATAGAAAGTGTAAGTTCTACTACTACTGCAGCCGATGCCGTTCCGCTAACGATTCCAGAAATGTCACCAATCACATCGTTACAAAAATTCGCTACACGATCTGCGTTCCTTGTAATGATTATAGCATGTCTTGCGCCAGGAACCTTCTCAGAAGCCATCGCATGAAACGGAACTTCTTTCGCAGCAGTTGATGCTACTCCTACAATGTCAAACAGAACGCCCGTTAATACGATCAGAAAGACGATTCCCATCCCTATCGCCCACGAAACGCCATTTAACAAAAAAGAGGATACAACTGTAAAAATAGCCGCTAACACAAGAGTGATAACGGCAATGCTTGTACTCCATTTGAGTGTTTTAGTAAAGGAATGCTTCATGCATAACTCCTCACTTTTTGGTCACTTTATGTAATAAGGAGTGGTCACCTTATTAAGTAAAGACTGCGGCTTAGGTCCAGTAGGTTTTCCCAGAAGAGTACGAAATGTCGCCATGTTCGCGGTTTCCCTTTACTCTCTTCTTAACGCTGTCGCCAAACGTTAGACTAGATTACCACTTAGTCCGCACTATAATCCCTAAAAGGTGTCAGGGCAGAACAGTCTAGGAGTTTTCCTCAACAGCCTCGCGCACATTCCCTAGCCTCTTTTGCAGAGAAGATTTCATATGGTATAAAGCTCAAAAATCAGCGGCCAACCGATACAGGCTTTTCACACCATAATCCCCTCAAGCTCCACTCAAGGCAGGCTACGCTGCTCGCCTTCTTTTCCTGTGAACAAGAAAAAAAGCTAAGCAGGTTCAAACCCCATTTCGCAGTAAGGTCTTTTGAACACAAACCGCAAATATGGGGGCCTCCGCGGAAGAAGGGTCCTCGCCCACATGCCATTGTGGATCGCCCTTCAACCTTAACTCCCAGCGATGACCCAAGGCTGGGCGCCTCAAGCCAATACAAGGAACTTCATCGATGTGCCCTTTGGCGGATTTTTAGGCCCGCCTTCAGGAATGGGGGGCTGACTAGAATACTGCACCACTCCAAAGCAAATAATATCATATCATAATTCCAATT encodes the following:
- the dxs gene encoding 1-deoxy-D-xylulose-5-phosphate synthase, translated to MNLEEIQDPQFLKTYETEQLNKLAAEIRSFLIEKLSVRGGHLGPNLGVVELTLAMHKVFDSPKDKFIWDVGHQAYVHKILTGRASQFDTLRQYKGLCGFPKRIESEHDVWETGHSSTSLSAAMGMAIARDLKKTDDKVVAVIGDGALTGGMALEALNHIGHEKKDLIVVLNDNEMSIAPNVGALHNVLGRMRTARKYNKAKDELESLIRKIPAFGGKLAATAERVKDSLKYLLVSGMFFEELGYTYLGPVDGHDVDDLIENLTYAKKTKGPVIIHVLTKKGKGYEPAESDKKDSWHGVGPYKIESGQQIKPQQIGPSYSGVVSKTLETLSHKDDRIAVITPAMTIGSKLTDYGKAFPDRLFDVGIAEQHATTMAAGLATQNMKPVLSIYSTFLQRGYDQVVHDVARQNLNVVFTIDRSGLVGADGETHQGVFDIAFLRHIPNMVLMMGKDENELQHMVYSALKYEDGPIAIRFPRGNGSGVPMDEEFENIPIGSWEVLKDGDDVAILTFGTTIPMALEAWEILAKSGVSARVINARFIKPLDSKMLKELYAENMPILTLEEAVLQGGFGSAVLEHAADHQANVIIDRMGIPDCFIEHGSVTKLLEEIGITTPDLVERVKALVKRKAEKGLLT